The following coding sequences are from one Halomonas sp. HAL1 window:
- the sufT gene encoding putative Fe-S cluster assembly protein SufT — MDLEQVASLERGQQLPLQRDVEAIAIPFGSTETLVEDSVVSVMQAKGSSVSVGFEGRLFLIEGSNLDALGLESLPRPTLPETASEEDIEQFVWDQLRTCFDPEIPVNIVDLGLVYGCRIERLISGERIATIRMTLTAPGCGMGDVIAADARNKILGAPQISKVHTEIVFSPPWSRDMMSDEAKLELGMF, encoded by the coding sequence ATGGATCTTGAGCAAGTAGCCAGTCTCGAACGAGGTCAACAGTTGCCGCTTCAGCGCGATGTGGAGGCTATTGCCATTCCGTTTGGTAGTACGGAAACGCTCGTCGAAGATAGCGTAGTCAGCGTCATGCAGGCTAAAGGTAGCTCGGTGAGCGTCGGTTTTGAGGGGCGACTTTTCTTGATTGAGGGGAGCAACCTTGACGCGCTGGGGCTTGAGTCGTTGCCCCGCCCTACGCTGCCTGAAACTGCGAGTGAAGAGGATATCGAGCAGTTTGTGTGGGATCAGTTACGCACCTGCTTCGATCCAGAGATCCCCGTCAATATTGTTGATTTGGGCTTGGTTTACGGCTGCCGCATCGAGCGCCTTATCAGTGGCGAACGCATTGCCACTATTCGTATGACGCTAACCGCCCCGGGATGCGGTATGGGCGATGTTATTGCAGCGGATGCGCGCAATAAGATACTTGGTGCACCGCAGATCAGCAAAGTACACACCGAGATTGTCTTCAGTCCGCCCTGGAGCCGTGACATGATGAGTGACGAGGCCAAGCTTGAACTCGGCATGTTCTAG
- the sufD gene encoding Fe-S cluster assembly protein SufD, with translation MSDTQTFLDTLKARSSSYTAEPTWIAARRQAGAARFEALGFPTRRDEEWKYTDVRSIAQGNFALADNAEFSQASAAALTLPIDAYRLTFVDGVFSSALSDVDSLPSSVQVLPLSKALAENHEAVGGPLGRLTGVDFSPFAALNTAFMEEGAVVRIAPGTVVEKPILLQFLSRAGQPVMCHPRVLVEAGSRSEATLIEHYTGESEATNFTNVVGELMLDRGAILAHYKLQEAPLGDMHVASIHVEQSRDTRYTSYNLSLGGALVRNDLISDLNGQGAETNFLGLFFGQGRQHVDNHTKVNHNAPLTFSNENYKGILDDRAHGVFNGKVYVKRDSQKIEGFQSNQNLLLSDRAHIDAKPELEIYADDVKCSHGTTTGQLDEEAIYALRTRGIDEATARGLLTLAFAGEVLDKVSLDAIAERVELAVAGKLPERFNLAGLVEAAAAIND, from the coding sequence ATGAGCGATACGCAAACCTTTTTAGACACGCTGAAGGCGCGCAGCTCGAGCTACACGGCAGAGCCCACCTGGATTGCCGCTCGGCGCCAAGCGGGTGCTGCACGTTTTGAAGCGCTGGGTTTCCCCACTCGCCGTGATGAAGAGTGGAAGTACACCGATGTACGCTCGATCGCCCAGGGCAACTTTGCGCTCGCCGACAATGCCGAGTTCTCTCAGGCCAGTGCCGCGGCACTGACGCTGCCCATTGATGCTTATCGCCTGACGTTTGTAGATGGCGTTTTCTCATCGGCGCTCTCGGATGTGGACTCGCTCCCGTCAAGTGTCCAGGTATTACCGCTCTCGAAAGCGTTAGCAGAGAATCACGAAGCGGTTGGTGGCCCGCTGGGGCGCTTAACCGGGGTGGATTTCTCACCGTTTGCGGCGCTGAATACGGCGTTTATGGAAGAGGGCGCTGTGGTTCGCATTGCACCGGGAACAGTCGTTGAGAAACCTATCCTGCTGCAGTTTCTGTCCCGCGCTGGCCAGCCGGTGATGTGCCACCCGCGTGTACTGGTGGAAGCAGGTAGCCGCAGCGAAGCCACGCTAATTGAACACTACACAGGCGAAAGCGAAGCGACCAACTTCACCAACGTCGTGGGCGAACTGATGCTCGACCGTGGGGCGATACTGGCTCACTACAAGCTGCAGGAAGCACCGTTGGGCGATATGCACGTGGCGAGCATTCATGTCGAGCAGAGCCGCGATACACGCTATACCTCTTACAACCTGAGCCTGGGTGGCGCACTGGTGCGCAACGACTTGATCAGTGATTTGAACGGCCAGGGCGCTGAAACTAATTTCCTGGGCCTGTTCTTTGGTCAAGGTCGCCAACACGTCGATAACCACACCAAGGTCAACCACAACGCACCGCTGACGTTCTCCAATGAGAACTACAAGGGCATTCTGGATGACCGCGCTCACGGCGTGTTTAACGGCAAGGTCTACGTCAAGCGCGATAGTCAGAAGATTGAAGGGTTTCAGAGCAATCAAAACCTACTGCTGTCGGATCGTGCCCACATCGATGCCAAGCCTGAGCTTGAAATCTACGCCGATGATGTTAAGTGTTCACACGGCACCACTACCGGCCAGCTGGACGAAGAGGCGATCTATGCCCTGCGCACGCGCGGTATCGATGAAGCCACCGCACGAGGCCTGTTAACCCTCGCCTTTGCGGGAGAGGTGTTGGATAAAGTTAGCCTTGATGCGATTGCCGAGCGCGTTGAACTCGCGGTTGCGGGTAAGTTGCCGGAGCGCTTTAATCTTGCTGGGCTTGTTGAAGCGGCAGCCGCAATTAACGACTAG
- a CDS encoding putative motility protein — protein sequence MDSAVNNMVSASMAMQQVQVVQQAQFNVFKEALDGQAAHITALMDSVAQAPQLATSGSVGTQINTTA from the coding sequence ATGGATTCAGCAGTCAACAATATGGTCAGCGCCTCAATGGCGATGCAGCAGGTGCAAGTAGTCCAGCAGGCCCAGTTTAACGTTTTTAAAGAGGCGTTAGACGGGCAAGCAGCCCATATTACTGCGCTGATGGACAGCGTTGCGCAGGCGCCACAGCTGGCCACAAGTGGAAGCGTCGGTACGCAAATCAATACCACTGCGTAA
- a CDS encoding aminotransferase class V-fold PLP-dependent enzyme, with amino-acid sequence MPNTVIEQAPAQVQAPFDVARLRQDFPVLAREVHGKPLIYLDNAATSQTPQQVIDVFSDYYSRYNANIHRGLHTLADEATAAFEGTRHKVRAFLNAEDARQIIFTRGTTEAINLVVHSWGRKNLAPGDEVLISMLEHHSNIVPWQLLAAEIGFTIKVIPVEANGALDMAAYRGLLSERTKLVAVNHVSNALGTINPVQEMAALAHQHGALILIDGAQAAPHQVVDVQAIDADFYAFSGHKVYGPTGVGVLYGKQALLEAMPPWQGGGEMIKTVSFGSGTTFADIPHKFEAGTPAIAEVIALGRALEWVESVGVNAIGKWEGQLLDRATQAAGRIDGLRILGTAPQKAGVLSFVVEGAHSQDIGLLIDQLGVAIRTGHHCAQPLLHHFGVDATCRASFAAYNTLEEVDSFIEALNRVIGMVR; translated from the coding sequence ATGCCAAATACCGTTATTGAGCAGGCGCCCGCGCAAGTGCAAGCACCCTTTGATGTCGCCCGTCTGCGTCAGGATTTTCCGGTGCTTGCCCGTGAAGTGCACGGCAAGCCGCTAATCTACTTAGACAATGCGGCGACTAGCCAGACACCCCAGCAGGTGATTGACGTCTTTAGCGATTACTACTCGCGCTATAACGCCAATATTCACCGTGGGCTACATACCCTCGCCGATGAGGCGACGGCGGCGTTTGAAGGTACGCGTCACAAGGTTCGGGCGTTTCTCAACGCGGAAGATGCGCGTCAGATCATCTTTACCCGTGGTACTACAGAAGCGATTAACTTGGTCGTTCATAGCTGGGGGCGTAAAAACCTAGCACCTGGCGATGAAGTGCTGATTTCCATGCTGGAGCACCACTCCAATATCGTGCCCTGGCAACTGTTAGCCGCCGAGATCGGGTTTACCATTAAAGTGATTCCCGTTGAGGCCAATGGCGCATTGGATATGGCTGCTTATCGTGGGCTGCTGAGTGAGCGTACTAAGCTGGTAGCGGTCAATCATGTCTCTAATGCGCTAGGGACGATTAACCCTGTGCAGGAAATGGCGGCGCTTGCTCACCAGCACGGCGCCTTGATTCTGATTGATGGCGCCCAAGCTGCCCCTCATCAGGTAGTCGATGTGCAGGCGATTGATGCCGACTTCTATGCGTTCTCGGGCCACAAAGTGTATGGGCCCACTGGCGTAGGCGTGCTGTATGGCAAGCAGGCTTTGCTCGAAGCGATGCCGCCTTGGCAGGGCGGCGGTGAGATGATTAAAACCGTCTCTTTCGGTTCGGGCACTACCTTCGCCGATATTCCGCACAAGTTTGAAGCCGGAACGCCCGCCATTGCGGAAGTCATTGCGCTGGGGCGTGCACTTGAGTGGGTAGAAAGCGTTGGTGTTAATGCCATCGGCAAGTGGGAAGGGCAGTTGCTTGACCGCGCGACGCAAGCGGCTGGACGAATCGATGGGCTGCGTATTTTAGGCACCGCACCGCAAAAAGCAGGCGTGCTGTCGTTTGTGGTGGAAGGGGCGCATTCGCAAGACATCGGCTTATTGATAGATCAACTCGGTGTTGCTATTCGTACCGGCCACCACTGCGCGCAGCCCTTGCTGCATCATTTCGGAGTCGATGCGACGTGCCGTGCTTCATTTGCTGCGTATAATACGCTCGAAGAAGTGGATAGCTTTATTGAAGCGCTCAACCGTGTCATTGGTATGGTGCGTTAA
- a CDS encoding vancomycin high temperature exclusion protein, producing the protein MHNLLLKWLKRLLMSLGALSLLATLLFIGGNFWVLATTAAYIERQPQQCRPARVGVVFGTSHWTRSGVRNPHFHARMRTAATLIEQSQVEHLLLSGDNRTQAYNEPRAMWRELYRRGVASEQLTMDFAGFSTYDTLARARDVFQLDKALLITQSWHLPRAVYIGRALGMDVTGCVADDAKVEVEWRLKLREWAARVATLGDLYLWGREPYFLGTPEPIEFKKRAPIELILPSLNERFTAP; encoded by the coding sequence ATGCATAACCTCTTGTTGAAATGGCTAAAGCGCTTACTAATGTCGCTAGGAGCACTGTCGCTGCTGGCGACATTGCTGTTTATAGGTGGCAATTTTTGGGTGCTCGCGACGACTGCTGCTTATATCGAACGTCAGCCGCAGCAGTGCCGTCCCGCTAGAGTGGGAGTTGTCTTTGGTACTTCTCACTGGACGCGCAGCGGCGTTCGGAATCCGCACTTTCATGCGCGGATGCGTACTGCAGCCACCTTGATTGAACAGTCCCAGGTCGAGCACCTGTTGCTGTCTGGCGATAATCGTACCCAAGCGTATAACGAGCCACGAGCGATGTGGCGCGAGCTTTATCGGCGCGGCGTCGCATCAGAGCAATTGACCATGGATTTTGCGGGCTTTAGCACTTATGACACCCTTGCGCGGGCGCGGGATGTGTTTCAGTTGGATAAAGCGCTACTGATTACCCAGAGCTGGCACCTTCCCCGTGCGGTGTACATTGGACGTGCGTTGGGGATGGATGTTACCGGCTGTGTGGCGGATGATGCCAAGGTGGAAGTCGAGTGGCGGTTAAAACTGCGCGAGTGGGCAGCGCGTGTGGCTACCCTGGGCGATCTGTATCTATGGGGCAGGGAGCCCTATTTCCTCGGCACTCCAGAGCCCATAGAGTTTAAGAAACGTGCGCCCATCGAGCTAATTCTGCCGTCACTCAACGAACGCTTTACGGCACCCTAG
- the sufC gene encoding Fe-S cluster assembly ATPase SufC, with the protein MLQVNDLHVTVEGNEILKGLTLTINAGEVHAIMGPNGAGKSTLSAVIAGKDGYEVTQGTITFEGKDVLEMEIEERAQAGLLLGFQYPVEIPGVKNIYLLKSALNAQRVARGEGEMPAPEFMKLVKEKLGYMKMDASFLQRAVNEGFSGGEKKRNEILQMLVLQPKLAMLDEIDSGLDIDAMKVVADGVNSLRAEDRAILLVTHYQRLLDYIIPDKVHVLVDGRIVKTGDAELAKQLEANGYEGIEESVA; encoded by the coding sequence ATGTTGCAAGTGAATGATTTACACGTCACCGTCGAAGGCAATGAAATCCTGAAAGGCCTCACCCTGACTATCAACGCGGGTGAAGTGCACGCCATCATGGGGCCGAACGGCGCGGGTAAATCGACGCTATCGGCGGTCATCGCTGGTAAGGATGGCTATGAAGTTACCCAGGGCACCATTACCTTTGAAGGCAAAGACGTGCTCGAAATGGAAATTGAAGAGCGCGCCCAGGCTGGTTTGTTGCTGGGTTTCCAGTACCCGGTTGAGATCCCTGGGGTTAAAAACATCTACCTTCTGAAGTCGGCGCTTAATGCCCAGCGCGTAGCGCGTGGCGAGGGCGAAATGCCAGCGCCGGAGTTTATGAAGCTGGTGAAAGAGAAGCTTGGTTACATGAAAATGGACGCCAGCTTCCTACAGCGCGCCGTTAACGAAGGCTTCTCTGGCGGTGAGAAAAAGCGTAACGAGATCCTGCAAATGCTGGTGCTTCAGCCGAAGCTTGCCATGCTCGACGAGATCGACTCCGGCCTGGATATCGACGCCATGAAAGTGGTCGCCGATGGTGTCAACAGCCTGCGCGCTGAAGACCGCGCCATCCTGCTGGTGACTCACTACCAGCGTCTGCTCGACTACATTATTCCGGACAAAGTCCACGTCTTGGTCGATGGCCGTATCGTGAAAACTGGCGACGCGGAACTAGCCAAGCAACTGGAAGCCAATGGGTACGAAGGTATCGAGGAGTCTGTGGCATGA
- a CDS encoding SUF system Fe-S cluster assembly regulator, which translates to MLKLSRLTDYAAVVMAQIARHSQASHAAADLAEAVQLPHPTVSKTLKMLARAGLLVSQRGAQGGYRLARPASQITAADIIAAIEGPVAMTECSQAEGDCELVATCGVADNWQRVSLAMRTLLESVTLAHLADTAPIKLPVQLPIQTISLSAASA; encoded by the coding sequence ATGCTCAAGCTTTCTCGGCTGACAGACTATGCCGCTGTAGTGATGGCACAAATTGCCCGTCACTCCCAAGCATCACATGCAGCGGCCGACTTGGCTGAGGCTGTGCAGCTGCCACACCCCACGGTAAGTAAAACACTTAAAATGTTGGCACGTGCGGGGCTGTTGGTGTCCCAGCGTGGTGCTCAAGGCGGTTATCGCTTGGCGCGGCCAGCATCACAGATTACGGCAGCCGACATTATTGCGGCGATTGAAGGCCCTGTTGCCATGACCGAGTGTAGTCAAGCGGAAGGCGATTGCGAACTTGTGGCTACCTGTGGTGTGGCTGACAACTGGCAGCGGGTTTCATTGGCGATGCGAACGCTGCTTGAAAGCGTGACCTTAGCGCATTTAGCCGATACAGCGCCGATTAAATTGCCGGTGCAATTGCCAATTCAAACGATCAGCCTGTCGGCAGCGTCTGCCTAA
- the rimK gene encoding 30S ribosomal protein S6--L-glutamate ligase: MHIALLSRNRNLYSTRRLVEAAEQRGHTARVVDTLRCYMSITSHHPSIHYKGQEIEHFDAVIPRIGASVTFYGCALLRQFEMMGTYVINDNVSITRSRDKLRSLQLLSRKGLGLPITGFAHSPDDIPDLITMVKGAPLVIKLLEGTQGIGVVLAETNQAAESVIQAFMGMKANIMVQEYIKEARGADIRCLVIGDKVVASMKRQAADGEFRSNLHRGGSASVIRITPEERSTAIRAAKAMGLRVAGVDLLRSNHGPVIMEVNSSPGLQGIENATGKDIAGMIIEHIERNAAPARKAPPKPKG, from the coding sequence ATGCATATCGCTCTGCTATCGCGCAACCGTAATTTGTACTCTACACGCCGCCTGGTTGAAGCTGCAGAGCAGCGTGGGCATACCGCTCGTGTGGTGGACACGCTGCGCTGCTATATGAGCATTACTTCCCACCACCCTTCGATTCACTATAAAGGTCAAGAAATTGAGCACTTTGATGCGGTCATCCCCCGCATTGGTGCGTCGGTGACCTTTTATGGGTGCGCGCTGTTACGCCAGTTCGAGATGATGGGCACCTACGTTATCAACGATAACGTGTCTATTACTCGCTCGCGGGACAAACTACGCTCACTTCAGCTATTGTCACGCAAAGGGCTGGGGCTACCGATTACCGGCTTTGCGCACTCTCCAGACGATATTCCTGACTTGATCACCATGGTCAAAGGCGCCCCGCTGGTGATTAAGCTGCTTGAAGGCACCCAGGGAATTGGCGTGGTGTTAGCGGAAACGAACCAGGCGGCGGAATCAGTGATTCAGGCCTTCATGGGTATGAAAGCCAATATTATGGTTCAGGAGTACATTAAGGAAGCACGCGGCGCTGATATTCGCTGCTTAGTGATCGGCGATAAAGTCGTGGCTTCGATGAAACGTCAGGCGGCGGATGGTGAATTCCGCTCGAACCTACACCGCGGAGGCTCCGCCAGCGTGATCCGGATCACTCCTGAAGAGCGTTCAACGGCGATTCGTGCAGCCAAGGCCATGGGCCTGCGCGTTGCCGGTGTCGACTTGCTACGCTCAAATCACGGTCCGGTGATTATGGAGGTTAACTCTTCGCCTGGTTTGCAGGGCATTGAGAACGCCACCGGCAAGGATATTGCGGGCATGATCATTGAACACATTGAAAGAAATGCCGCTCCAGCTCGTAAAGCGCCGCCCAAGCCTAAAGGCTAA
- a CDS encoding zinc ribbon domain-containing protein YjdM: MSDLPNCPACASEFSYDDGLQYVCPECGHEWSKVAEESAEEASGVRDANGNMLVDGDSVTVIKDLKVKGSSLVVKVGTKVKSIRLVEGDHDIDCKIDGIGPMKLKSEFVKKA, from the coding sequence ATGAGTGATCTGCCTAACTGTCCTGCCTGCGCTTCCGAATTTAGCTACGATGATGGGCTTCAATACGTTTGCCCAGAGTGTGGCCACGAGTGGTCAAAGGTAGCAGAGGAGAGCGCTGAAGAAGCTTCAGGCGTGCGCGATGCTAACGGCAACATGTTGGTCGACGGCGATAGTGTCACGGTGATCAAGGATTTAAAGGTTAAAGGCAGTTCACTGGTGGTTAAAGTGGGCACCAAAGTGAAAAGCATCCGCTTGGTAGAGGGCGATCACGATATCGACTGTAAAATTGACGGCATCGGCCCGATGAAGCTTAAATCTGAATTTGTTAAGAAAGCCTAG
- a CDS encoding RimK/LysX family protein, with the protein MKELPYQAKAVIGRREMVTLPELGLHLCCKADTGARTSALHAEEIETHEDEHGQLWVSFITHSAGPTTPAHRYNLHLHDRRRVTSSNGHSEWRYVIRTPMQMGDLNFPVELTLTDRSNMRHPMLLGRRAMRRLLIAPGAAFLHGEP; encoded by the coding sequence GTGAAGGAATTACCCTATCAGGCCAAGGCGGTCATTGGACGCCGTGAAATGGTGACGCTACCTGAGCTAGGGCTTCACCTATGCTGTAAAGCGGACACTGGTGCGCGTACTTCCGCCCTGCATGCAGAAGAGATAGAGACACATGAAGATGAACATGGTCAACTATGGGTAAGTTTTATTACCCACAGCGCTGGGCCAACAACACCCGCCCATCGCTACAATCTACATTTACATGATCGACGCCGAGTCACCAGCTCAAACGGACATAGCGAGTGGCGCTATGTAATACGTACCCCAATGCAAATGGGCGATTTGAATTTTCCGGTTGAACTGACCCTGACTGACCGCAGCAATATGCGCCACCCAATGCTATTAGGACGCCGCGCCATGCGCCGCCTGCTAATTGCACCCGGTGCGGCATTTTTGCACGGTGAGCCTTAA
- the sufB gene encoding Fe-S cluster assembly protein SufB — protein MASEEMEQLVRREYKDGFVTDIESDTLPPGLDENTIAFISKKKGEPEWMLEWRLDAYRQWLKMEAPSWAHLDYPPIDYQSISYFSAPKRPEDGPQSLDEVDPKLLETYEKLGIPLHERAALAGVAVDAVFDSVSVATTFKKQLGEAGVIFCSISEAIRDYPELIKQYLGTVVPVADNYFAALNSAVFTDGSFVFVPEGVTCPMELSTYFRINAANTGQFERTLIICESRAQVSYLEGCTAPMRDENQLHAAVVELVALDDAYIKYSTVQNWYPGDENGKGGIYNFVTKRGDCRGDRSRISWTQVETGSAITWKYPSCVLRGKDSIGEFYSVAVTNGRQQADTGTKMIHIGEGTRSYIVAKGISAGRSNQSYRGLVKIGPRAKGARNFTQCDSLLIGDKCGAHTFPYQEIGNSTATIEHEATTSKIGEDQLFYCQSRGISEEDAVSMIVNGFCKDVFQELPMEFAVEAEALLNVTLEGAVG, from the coding sequence ATGGCAAGCGAAGAAATGGAACAGTTGGTTCGTCGCGAATACAAAGACGGCTTCGTAACCGATATTGAAAGCGACACCCTGCCACCTGGCCTGGATGAAAACACCATCGCCTTTATTTCCAAGAAGAAGGGCGAACCCGAGTGGATGCTGGAGTGGCGCCTGGATGCCTATCGTCAGTGGTTGAAGATGGAAGCGCCATCTTGGGCGCATCTTGACTATCCACCGATTGATTACCAATCGATTTCCTATTTCAGTGCGCCGAAGCGCCCGGAAGACGGCCCACAGAGCCTGGATGAAGTCGACCCCAAGCTGCTGGAAACCTATGAGAAGTTGGGCATTCCGCTACACGAACGTGCGGCGTTGGCAGGCGTGGCAGTAGACGCAGTATTCGACTCGGTGTCGGTTGCGACCACTTTCAAAAAACAGCTGGGTGAGGCAGGCGTGATTTTCTGCTCCATCTCCGAAGCTATCCGCGACTACCCAGAGCTGATCAAACAGTATCTGGGCACCGTGGTGCCCGTGGCAGATAACTACTTTGCGGCGCTGAACTCAGCGGTGTTTACCGATGGCTCCTTTGTATTTGTGCCAGAAGGCGTAACCTGCCCGATGGAGCTATCAACATACTTCCGCATTAACGCGGCCAACACCGGCCAGTTTGAGCGCACGCTGATTATTTGCGAAAGCCGCGCCCAGGTTTCCTACCTGGAGGGCTGTACCGCGCCAATGCGCGATGAAAACCAGCTGCACGCCGCGGTGGTAGAGCTTGTCGCCCTAGACGACGCCTATATCAAATACTCCACGGTACAGAACTGGTATCCCGGTGATGAGAATGGCAAGGGCGGTATCTACAACTTCGTTACTAAGCGTGGCGACTGCCGTGGCGACCGCTCGCGCATCAGCTGGACGCAGGTAGAGACCGGCTCCGCCATTACCTGGAAATACCCTTCCTGCGTTTTACGGGGTAAAGACAGTATCGGCGAGTTCTACTCTGTTGCGGTCACGAATGGCCGCCAACAGGCCGATACCGGCACCAAGATGATTCACATTGGCGAAGGTACCCGTTCGTATATCGTTGCTAAAGGTATCTCTGCCGGTCGCAGCAATCAGTCGTATCGCGGCTTGGTGAAAATCGGCCCGCGCGCCAAAGGGGCACGTAACTTTACCCAGTGTGACTCTTTGCTGATTGGCGATAAGTGCGGTGCGCACACCTTCCCTTATCAAGAAATTGGCAACAGTACGGCGACCATTGAGCACGAAGCGACCACTTCTAAAATCGGTGAAGACCAGCTGTTCTACTGCCAGAGCCGCGGTATCTCGGAAGAAGACGCGGTCAGCATGATTGTGAATGGCTTCTGTAAAGACGTCTTCCAAGAGCTGCCGATGGAGTTTGCCGTAGAAGCGGAAGCGCTGCTCAACGTCACCCTGGAAGGCGCAGTAGGTTAA
- a CDS encoding YbhB/YbcL family Raf kinase inhibitor-like protein — translation MAFALSSMQVISQAFADHQAIPSKHTGEGENVSPALAWKDAPEGTQGFAVICHDPDAPLVKDGSYGFVHWVLYNLPADTHELTEKSVVGTAGANDKGGVGYFGPMPPEGHGKHLYYFWVLALDHQTSLPEGLTLAELLKEVEPNLLGMNRLVGTYQRD, via the coding sequence ATGGCATTTGCACTTTCATCCATGCAGGTTATCAGTCAAGCGTTTGCTGATCATCAAGCCATTCCTTCCAAGCACACAGGGGAGGGGGAAAATGTTTCGCCTGCCCTAGCTTGGAAAGATGCCCCCGAGGGAACCCAAGGTTTCGCTGTCATCTGTCACGATCCAGATGCTCCTTTGGTCAAGGATGGCAGCTACGGCTTTGTACATTGGGTGCTCTATAACTTGCCCGCTGATACCCATGAGTTAACTGAAAAGAGTGTTGTGGGCACTGCTGGCGCCAATGATAAAGGCGGAGTTGGTTACTTTGGCCCGATGCCCCCTGAAGGGCATGGTAAGCATCTTTACTATTTCTGGGTGCTGGCGCTGGACCATCAAACGTCGCTGCCTGAAGGGCTGACGCTTGCCGAACTACTCAAAGAAGTAGAGCCTAATCTGCTAGGCATGAATCGTTTGGTAGGCACGTATCAGCGTGATTGA
- a CDS encoding thiol-disulfide oxidoreductase DCC family protein has product MSSKTLINVYYDAQCPLCRQERRRYERWSGRHAKDIGWLDVSENEQALRAKGVDPAVALRSLHVETEQGQLIEGIDAYRLLMKRVPLLVPVAWLIGLPGIKPALRTLYDVWVKRRLKKQGRWPL; this is encoded by the coding sequence ATGTCCAGTAAGACATTGATCAATGTCTATTACGATGCCCAGTGCCCACTTTGTCGGCAAGAGCGTCGGCGCTATGAGCGCTGGTCGGGGCGCCATGCAAAAGATATCGGTTGGCTTGACGTAAGCGAAAATGAGCAAGCCCTACGTGCAAAGGGTGTTGACCCTGCAGTAGCGCTACGCTCTCTGCATGTCGAAACCGAGCAAGGTCAATTAATAGAAGGTATCGACGCCTACCGTTTGTTGATGAAGCGTGTTCCGTTACTGGTCCCGGTCGCTTGGCTGATTGGCTTGCCTGGGATTAAACCAGCACTGCGAACCCTTTATGATGTGTGGGTAAAGCGTCGCCTAAAGAAACAGGGCCGATGGCCTCTTTAA